Sequence from the Actinomycetota bacterium genome:
TGATTATTATGACATTCTCATAATAGCTTCCATGATTGAAAGGGAGGCATACATTCCGGAAGAAAGAGAGCTTATATCTGCAGTAATACATAACAGATTTGAAATAGGAATGTCTCTTGGAATAGATGCAACCTTAAGTTATTATCTTGACAAATGGGATGAGCCTCTTACAAAAAGCGACCTTGAAACAGATACGCCATATAATACAAGAATATATGCCGGACTGCCGCCGACACCTATCTGTAATCCGGGCCTTGAATGCATAAAAGCGGCATTATCTCCGGCAGATGTAGATTATCTGTATTATGTAGTTACCGATGAGGAAAACCATAAGCACTCTTTCTCAACAACACTTGAGGAACATAATCAGAATATCGGCAGCACACAAAATCAATGAAAGAACTTAAAAATTTTTTATCTGAAAAAGAATCCTTAAAAAAAATAGCTGATTTTTCAAAAGACAACAAAATACCTGTCATTAGCAATGATGTGGGGAGACTTCTTGAAACAATTATATTTTTAAAACAACCTGAGAATATTCTGGAAATCGGTTGCGGTGAAGGTTATTCAACCTATTATATAATTAAAAATCTTGGAAAAGGCTCGTACACGGGAATAGATCTTAATAAGAAACGCCTTAAAAAAGCTGAAAGATTTATTTCTTCAAGTTTTCCGGAAAAAGAGGTTTTATTTATTAATGGAAATGCATTAAAAATAATACCTGAACTTGAAGGTTGTTTTGATTTTGTTTTTATTGATGCTGCAAAATTTGAATATCCTGATTATTTTGAATTGCTGCAAAATAAATTAAGCAAAGATGCCTGTATTATTGCTGACAATGTTTTTTTCAGTGAAAAAATATTTTCCAATTATATAAAAGAACATGATAAAAACAGTGTAACCGGATTAAAAGAATTTGTTAAACATGTAAGTAACAGCAGTTTGCTGAAAACAATATTTTTGGATATTGGCGATGGAGTATCAGTATCGGTTTTTAGAGGAAAATAGAAAATTACCTGAATTGCTTGTGCCTGCAGCTGATATGACTGTTTTAAAGTATGCTTTGGAGTATGGCGCAGATGCAGTATATCTTGGTGGCAGAAAATTTAACCTGAGGAGCTATGGAAGCAATTTCAGCATCAGAGAGCTTGAAGAAGCGGTAAAATATTCACATGACAGGAGTAAAAAAGCTTATCTTACTTTAAATTCGATTATATTTGAAAATGAGCTTGATGAGTTTGAAGAATATGTTAAAAGCATCAAAGACATTGGCTTTAACGGTTATATTGTTTCAGATCCCGGACTGATACCGGTAATAAGAAAATATATTGCGGATGCAAACATTCATATGAGCACTCAGTTAAGCACTACAAATCATCTGACGGTGGATCACTACAGAAAAGCCGGAGCAAGAAGAATAAATATAGCAAGGGAGATAAGATATAATGATTTAAGGGAGCTGGTTAAGAATTCCAAAATAGAAATTGAAGTCTTTATTCACGGTTCTTTATGCATATCTTATTCAGGCAGATGCATGCTCAGCAAATATATGACAAATCGCGATGCCAACAGAGGAGAGTGCGCACATAGCTGCAGATGGAAATATTATCTTATGGAGGAACAAAGACCTAATTTATTCTATAATATCACACAGGAAACTGACGGAACATACATATATAATTCAAGAGATCTTTGTCTTTTGCCAAAACTGGATTATCTTGTAGAGGCAGGAGTATCTGCTTTAAAAATCGAAGGGAGAATGAAAACAGAAAGCTATGTAGCACAGACTGTCTGGGTGTACAGAAAGGCCCTGGATCTTATAGCTGAAGGAAAGTTCAATAAGGAAAACAAAGATTTTTTAATGTCAGAATTAATCAAATGCAGCCACAGGGATTACACCGAGGGCTTTATGTTTCTGGACTCTTTTGAGGAGCTTGAAAATAATGAAGATGTTAAAATAAAGCAGGATTTTAAGTTTACAGGTATTTGTTTTAAAGAATTCTCAGAAGACGGATGTTCGGAAATCCTGGTAAAAAATCAATTCAGAAAAGGTGAAGTCCTTGAAATACTTGAACCGGGAACAATGCCAAGACTTTTTAAAGTAAAGAAAATAAAAATAAAAAGAAAAAACTATGAATTTTTTACAGAAGAAGCAAACCCCAATGATATTATTCTTCTTGAAGGACTGGGGAATATAAATTTATTTTCAATAATAAGGAAAAGGATGCAAAATGCCTAAATGCTTTGAAATATTACTTGAAGGAAGAGTTCAGGGAGTTGGTTTCAGGAATTTTGCCGCAGCAAGGGCACTGAGATATAATATAAAAGGTACTGTTAGAAATACTCATGAAGGGAATCTTGAAATAATCTGCTGCGGTACCGGAGAAGATCTTGAAAAATTTATCAGTGAAGTAAAAAAAGGCCCCTCATTTGCATTTGTAAGCGAAGCAAAAATCAGTGAATATGCAGGCCGGTTTGATTTTAGCGAATTTAAGATCATTTATTAAAAACAAATAATTAAAAAATGCCGGAAAACATTAATGGGTATACAGATATTTACGGGCTTCTTGGTTATCCTGCCAGGCATAGCTATTCTCCCGTAATACACAATTATCTGTTTAAGAAGAATTCAATTAATTCAGTTTATCTTGCTTTTGAAATAAAACCTGATAACTTTAAAGAATGTGTATCATGCTTTAAAATTCTGAAATTTAAAGGTTTTAATCTTACAATGCCTTTTAAAAAAGATATAATTCCTTATCTGGATAAAATCAGCAGAGATGCATCAATCATAAATTCTGTCAATACGGTTGTCAGAACCGGGGATATCTACGAAGGTTTTAATACAGATCTTGATGGTTTTATCAAATCACTTGAGGAAAAAGAATTTAATTTTACAGATTCGTGTGCTCTTGTTCTGGGCGCAGGAAGTACCGCAGGAAGTACCGTTCTTGGTTTGCTGAAAAAAAAGATGAAAAAAATCTATCTCTTCAACCGGACTGCAGACAGGGCATTTGAACTGAAGGATAGGCTAAGGAAATATTTTGATGAAGAAATAATAATTTTGGAGAATCTAAAATATCTGGGGAGTGAGGATCTGAAAAGAATAGATCTTGTGGTAAACTGCAC
This genomic interval carries:
- the aroE gene encoding shikimate dehydrogenase; protein product: MPENINGYTDIYGLLGYPARHSYSPVIHNYLFKKNSINSVYLAFEIKPDNFKECVSCFKILKFKGFNLTMPFKKDIIPYLDKISRDASIINSVNTVVRTGDIYEGFNTDLDGFIKSLEEKEFNFTDSCALVLGAGSTAGSTVLGLLKKKMKKIYLFNRTADRAFELKDRLRKYFDEEIIILENLKYLGSEDLKRIDLVVNCTSVGMDGLSGSENMPVPENWCLKDKFVFEMIYKPAETMFLIKAKSEKAVIINGLDMLVNQALASFEIWEGFFPDKKDLMEYFKNSVK
- a CDS encoding methyltransferase domain-containing protein, which gives rise to MKELKNFLSEKESLKKIADFSKDNKIPVISNDVGRLLETIIFLKQPENILEIGCGEGYSTYYIIKNLGKGSYTGIDLNKKRLKKAERFISSSFPEKEVLFINGNALKIIPELEGCFDFVFIDAAKFEYPDYFELLQNKLSKDACIIADNVFFSEKIFSNYIKEHDKNSVTGLKEFVKHVSNSSLLKTIFLDIGDGVSVSVFRGK
- a CDS encoding acylphosphatase; the protein is MPKCFEILLEGRVQGVGFRNFAAARALRYNIKGTVRNTHEGNLEIICCGTGEDLEKFISEVKKGPSFAFVSEAKISEYAGRFDFSEFKIIY
- a CDS encoding U32 family peptidase, with amino-acid sequence MAMEYQYRFLEENRKLPELLVPAADMTVLKYALEYGADAVYLGGRKFNLRSYGSNFSIRELEEAVKYSHDRSKKAYLTLNSIIFENELDEFEEYVKSIKDIGFNGYIVSDPGLIPVIRKYIADANIHMSTQLSTTNHLTVDHYRKAGARRINIAREIRYNDLRELVKNSKIEIEVFIHGSLCISYSGRCMLSKYMTNRDANRGECAHSCRWKYYLMEEQRPNLFYNITQETDGTYIYNSRDLCLLPKLDYLVEAGVSALKIEGRMKTESYVAQTVWVYRKALDLIAEGKFNKENKDFLMSELIKCSHRDYTEGFMFLDSFEELENNEDVKIKQDFKFTGICFKEFSEDGCSEILVKNQFRKGEVLEILEPGTMPRLFKVKKIKIKRKNYEFFTEEANPNDIILLEGLGNINLFSIIRKRMQNA